One uncultured Carboxylicivirga sp. genomic window, AAAAATGGCTGTTAACATCTTTAAGAAAGAAGAACCTCAATTACCCCCTCACGAAATTGCACTAAAAGAATTAGACAAGATCAAAGAGGAAAAACTATGGCAACGCAACCTTGTTAAGGCTTATTATTCGAGACTTACAGACACTTTACGCCATTACATTGAAGAACGCTACGAAATTTATGCAATGGAACAAACTTCTGATGAGATCATGTCTTCATTTAAAGGCAGAGAAGACATTGATAATAAATCATTGGATAATTTGAGAACCATTTTATTTACAGCCGACCTTGTAAAGTTTGCCAAGCATGAGCCTCTTCCCGATGAAAATGACCTGAATATGATTAATGCTTATTTCTTTATCAATCAAACAAAACAGGAAGAAATAAAAACTTTGGAGGAAGAGAAAGAAGCCTTATTAAAAAAAGAAGAGGAAACAGAGGCTGTAACAAATAAATAGAAAGAATTATCATGAGTGATATAACATTTTTACATCCCTATTTTTTCTGGTTACTACTGATAGTGCCAATATATATAGCCTGGTATGTATGGAAACAGAAAGGCTTGCAGGCCTCATTGCAGATTTCGAGCATTAAGGGATTTGCAAAGGCTCCTACCTCAAAAAAGGTATACCTGCGTCATTCTCTTTTCGTATTTCGCATGCTTACAATCATGCTACTGATAGTTGTTTTGGCACGTCCACAATCAAGTAATAGTTTCCGTAACGAAATAACAGAAGGTATCGATATTATGATGGCCCTTGATATTTCCGGAAGTATGCGAGCTGAAGATTTCAAACCCAACCGTTTGGAAGCCGCTAAAGATGTTGCGAGCGATTTTATCATGGGTAGACAGAATGATAAAATAGGTATGGTTATTTATGCCGCAGAAAGTTTTACTCAATGTCCGTTAACTACAGATCACACTGTTTTACATAACCTAATGAATGACATCACCTTTGGTATGCTTGAAGATGGTACAGCCATAGGTATGGGACTGGCTACAGCTGTGCAACGTATTAAAGACAGTGAGGCCAAGAGTAAGGTAATCATCCTCCTTTCGGA contains:
- a CDS encoding VWA domain-containing protein, translated to MSDITFLHPYFFWLLLIVPIYIAWYVWKQKGLQASLQISSIKGFAKAPTSKKVYLRHSLFVFRMLTIMLLIVVLARPQSSNSFRNEITEGIDIMMALDISGSMRAEDFKPNRLEAAKDVASDFIMGRQNDKIGMVIYAAESFTQCPLTTDHTVLHNLMNDITFGMLEDGTAIGMGLATAVQRIKDSEAKSKVIILLSDGENNRGEIAPRTAAEIAKTFGVRVYTVGVGTIGMAPMPIETVFGTKYQEVEVKIDEELLQDIADMTGGQYFRATNKEKLTEIYSEIDKMEKTRIEVKEYTKRKEEYLPFALLAGLFLLLEIFLRNTVFRNLP